The Acidobacteriota bacterium genome includes a window with the following:
- the xerD gene encoding site-specific tyrosine recombinase XerD, translating into MSALVVAYLSHLAVERRLSPNTVDSYARDLAQLQQFAAGLGRAVEDLDRRGLEALVRQLMGEGRAPASVARSVACYRGYFRFLVVSGHRTVNPADDLQAPRAWKTLPKFLSVDDVDKLLAAPDTAVPRGLRDRALIEVLYATGLRVSELINLKPQDVNLESGYLTTTGKGRKQRLVPLGDEAASWVVRYLAESRPVLLKKRTSTRLFVNARGTGLSRVGFWKILKAYGRQCGLPGALSPHVLRHSFATHLLERGADLRAIQMMLGHSDLSTTQIYTHILEARLRAVYDKFHPRP; encoded by the coding sequence GTGAGTGCGCTCGTCGTCGCCTACTTGTCCCACCTGGCGGTGGAGCGCCGATTGTCGCCCAACACCGTGGACAGCTACGCCCGCGACCTGGCCCAGCTGCAGCAGTTTGCCGCCGGACTGGGCCGGGCCGTCGAGGATCTCGATCGCCGCGGCCTCGAGGCGCTGGTCCGGCAACTCATGGGTGAAGGACGGGCGCCGGCCTCGGTGGCGCGCAGTGTGGCCTGTTACCGCGGCTACTTCCGGTTTCTCGTCGTCTCGGGCCATCGCACCGTAAACCCGGCCGACGACCTGCAGGCCCCACGGGCCTGGAAGACGCTGCCCAAGTTCCTGTCGGTGGACGATGTGGACAAGCTGCTGGCGGCGCCCGACACCGCCGTGCCGCGCGGCCTGCGCGACCGGGCTCTGATCGAAGTGTTGTACGCCACCGGACTCCGTGTCTCTGAGCTGATCAACCTGAAGCCGCAGGACGTGAACCTCGAGAGCGGCTACCTCACCACCACCGGCAAGGGCCGGAAACAACGGCTGGTGCCGCTCGGCGATGAGGCCGCCAGCTGGGTGGTGCGGTACCTGGCGGAGTCGCGGCCCGTGCTGCTGAAGAAGCGGACCTCGACGCGCCTGTTCGTCAACGCCCGCGGCACCGGGCTGTCGCGCGTGGGCTTCTGGAAGATCCTGAAGGCGTACGGGCGGCAATGCGGGCTGCCCGGCGCCCTCAGTCCCCACGTCCTGCGCCACTCGTTTGCGACGCACCTGCTGGAGCGCGGCGCCGACCTCCGGGCGATCCAGATGATGCTCGGGCACAGCGACCTGTCGACGACGCAGATCTATACGCATATTCTAGAGGCGCGACTGCGGGCGGTGTACGACAAGTTCCACCCGCGGCCCTAG
- a CDS encoding BadF/BadG/BcrA/BcrD ATPase family protein yields MHVLGIDAGGSKTVALLADAAGRIVGEGRAGGANLQAHGELEVEKVLHHVIDQAMAGGAGVPAAVCLGLAGVDREGDSQVIAAVMRRLGFRERTLIVNDALIALVAGVPLADDTAAVGPGLVLISGTGSIAYGVNRHGLAARAGGWGTSLGDEGSGYWIGRRALKAVTRAADGRGPATGLTRLVLAHFTLSRPEQLVSEIYDHAKGKRAIASLGPLVEQARGAGDAVAGEIMRKAAEELTLAAASVIASLEMRGEQFPVLMSGGMLRGAPWLADEVSRRLAEVAPRSTVAALGVEPALGAVRLALAEADGGVRVPPYRDAFRATPQ; encoded by the coding sequence ATGCATGTGCTCGGTATCGACGCCGGCGGCTCCAAGACCGTCGCCCTGCTCGCCGATGCGGCCGGCCGCATCGTCGGCGAGGGCCGCGCCGGCGGCGCCAACCTGCAGGCGCATGGCGAGCTCGAAGTGGAGAAGGTCCTGCATCACGTGATCGATCAGGCGATGGCCGGCGGCGCCGGGGTGCCCGCCGCGGTTTGCCTCGGGCTGGCCGGCGTCGATCGCGAGGGCGACAGCCAGGTGATCGCGGCCGTGATGCGGCGCCTGGGTTTCCGCGAGCGCACCTTGATCGTCAACGACGCGTTGATTGCGCTGGTCGCGGGTGTGCCGCTGGCTGACGACACGGCGGCGGTGGGCCCGGGCCTGGTCCTGATCTCGGGCACGGGTTCCATCGCCTACGGCGTCAATCGCCATGGGCTCGCGGCGCGCGCCGGCGGGTGGGGCACGTCGCTCGGCGACGAGGGTTCCGGGTACTGGATCGGTCGCCGCGCCCTCAAGGCCGTGACGCGCGCGGCCGACGGCCGCGGGCCCGCGACCGGGCTGACGCGCCTGGTCCTGGCGCACTTCACGCTGTCCCGCCCGGAACAGCTGGTGTCAGAGATTTACGACCACGCCAAGGGCAAGCGCGCGATTGCGTCGCTGGGGCCGCTGGTGGAGCAGGCGCGCGGCGCCGGCGATGCCGTGGCCGGCGAGATCATGCGCAAGGCCGCCGAGGAGTTGACGTTGGCTGCCGCCTCGGTCATTGCCAGCCTCGAAATGCGCGGCGAACAGTTTCCCGTGCTGATGTCGGGCGGCATGCTGCGCGGCGCCCCGTGGCTCGCCGACGAGGTCAGCCGGCGGCTGGCCGAGGTCGCGCCCCGCAGCACCGTCGCCGCCCTTGGCGTGGAGCCGGCGCTTGGCGCGGTGCGCCTGGCGTTGGCGGAAGCCGACGGCGGTGTCCGCGTTCCCCCTTACCGTGATGCCTTTCGCGCGACACCTCAGTGA
- the lptF gene encoding LPS export ABC transporter permease LptF has protein sequence MRMRIIDRYVMREILPPFLIALLVFTFILIIPFIIDLAEQMIAKGVPWVTLLQLMATLVPGVAALTIPMALLIGILVALGRLSADREVVVLMACGVSPYRLLQPILLLGVICWGVASWVMLESMPNANQTFREISNQIVMDRAEGEVRPRVFFEDFPGLVLYVNEVPVGGTGWSDVLAADTRDPAQQVIYLAKRGRMVIDREARTIQMVLEEGTRHRTDLADPSSYEVARFDSTILSLDPETVFPRQGPARGDRELSIEELHAKAEELRAQGLSPHNQIMEIHKKFSIPVACFVFGLLGLALGATSRKDGKLAAFVLGIGVIFSYYVVMYGGEALAKGFWLPAWLAMWLPNFLLGFAGIALLAWRSRSAGSPISISLPAWLSRRRASTDPSDTSTTTTTGVSAKSGRVVVVFKVPQFSLPGPRLLDVYLARQYVRILGMTTVGMLGLFYISTFIDLSDKWFKGQTSLGMLAQFLFWSTPEWLTYILALAVLLSALVTIGLLTKNSELIVMRACGISLYRTALPLVLFAAAASAILFAMEERLLATANRNADRLKHIIRTGSPQTFGVMNRKWIVGRSGEVYHYQFYDPRRRELNSLSVFDFDEAAHTIRSRMFAAKATYAPVAGPAGTVPEWRLEQGWSRDFSAKAQVTDFAKFAERSVPLEPADYFVTETREPDLMNFGQLRTYIGELRASGYNVLEHEVGLYRKTAFPFVTLVMTLIAVPFAVSTGKRGAMYGIGIGIVLALVYWVMISVFAAFGAGGLLNPILAAWAPNLIFGAAAAFLLLTVRT, from the coding sequence ATGCGAATGCGCATCATCGACCGGTACGTCATGCGGGAGATCCTCCCGCCGTTCCTGATTGCCCTGTTGGTGTTCACGTTCATCCTGATTATCCCCTTCATCATCGACCTGGCCGAACAGATGATTGCGAAGGGGGTGCCGTGGGTCACCCTGCTGCAGCTCATGGCCACCCTGGTGCCGGGGGTCGCGGCGCTGACCATTCCCATGGCGCTCTTGATCGGCATTCTCGTCGCCCTGGGCCGGCTGTCGGCCGACCGCGAGGTGGTGGTGCTGATGGCCTGCGGCGTCAGTCCGTACCGGCTGCTGCAGCCGATCCTGCTCCTCGGCGTGATCTGCTGGGGCGTCGCCTCGTGGGTGATGCTCGAGTCCATGCCCAACGCCAACCAGACCTTCCGCGAGATCTCCAACCAGATCGTGATGGATCGCGCCGAGGGCGAGGTGCGGCCGCGCGTGTTCTTCGAAGACTTCCCCGGCCTCGTGCTCTACGTCAACGAGGTGCCGGTCGGCGGCACCGGCTGGAGCGACGTGCTCGCCGCCGATACCCGCGACCCGGCGCAGCAGGTGATCTACCTCGCCAAGCGCGGCCGCATGGTGATTGACCGCGAGGCCCGCACCATCCAGATGGTGCTCGAAGAAGGCACGCGCCACCGCACCGACCTGGCCGATCCCAGTTCCTATGAAGTGGCGCGCTTCGACAGCACCATTCTGTCGCTCGACCCCGAGACCGTGTTCCCCCGCCAGGGACCCGCCCGCGGCGACCGCGAGCTGTCGATCGAGGAACTGCACGCCAAGGCTGAGGAGTTGCGCGCGCAGGGGTTATCCCCGCACAACCAGATCATGGAGATCCACAAGAAGTTCTCCATTCCGGTGGCCTGCTTCGTCTTCGGCCTCCTGGGCCTCGCGCTCGGCGCCACCAGCCGCAAGGACGGCAAGCTGGCCGCGTTCGTGCTCGGCATCGGCGTGATCTTCAGTTACTACGTGGTGATGTACGGCGGCGAGGCGCTCGCGAAGGGATTCTGGCTGCCTGCCTGGCTGGCGATGTGGCTCCCCAACTTCCTGCTCGGGTTCGCCGGCATCGCGCTATTGGCATGGCGTTCGCGCTCGGCCGGTTCGCCGATCAGCATCTCGCTGCCCGCGTGGCTAAGCCGCCGCCGGGCGAGCACCGACCCGTCGGACACGTCCACGACCACCACGACCGGTGTCTCCGCCAAGAGCGGCCGCGTGGTCGTCGTGTTCAAGGTCCCCCAGTTCTCGCTGCCCGGTCCGCGCCTGCTCGACGTCTACCTGGCCAGGCAGTACGTCCGCATTCTCGGCATGACCACGGTCGGCATGCTGGGCCTGTTCTACATCTCGACGTTCATCGACCTGTCGGACAAGTGGTTCAAGGGCCAGACCTCGCTCGGCATGCTGGCGCAATTCCTGTTCTGGTCCACGCCCGAATGGCTCACCTACATCCTGGCGCTGGCCGTGCTGCTCTCCGCACTCGTCACCATCGGCCTGCTCACCAAGAACAGCGAGCTCATCGTCATGCGCGCGTGCGGCATCAGCCTGTATCGCACGGCCCTGCCGCTCGTCCTGTTCGCCGCCGCCGCCAGCGCGATCCTGTTTGCGATGGAAGAACGGCTGCTCGCCACGGCCAATCGCAACGCCGATCGGCTGAAGCACATCATCCGCACCGGTTCGCCGCAAACTTTCGGGGTCATGAACCGCAAGTGGATCGTGGGCAGGAGCGGCGAGGTCTACCACTACCAGTTCTATGACCCGCGCCGGCGCGAGCTGAACAGCCTGTCGGTGTTCGACTTCGATGAGGCGGCGCACACGATTCGCTCGCGGATGTTCGCCGCCAAGGCGACCTATGCCCCGGTGGCCGGCCCGGCCGGGACCGTGCCCGAATGGCGCCTCGAACAGGGGTGGTCGCGCGACTTCAGCGCGAAGGCCCAGGTCACCGACTTCGCCAAGTTCGCCGAGCGCTCCGTGCCGCTCGAGCCGGCCGACTATTTCGTGACCGAGACGCGCGAGCCCGACCTGATGAACTTCGGTCAGCTGCGCACCTACATCGGTGAGCTGCGCGCGAGCGGCTACAATGTGCTCGAGCACGAGGTCGGCCTGTATCGCAAGACCGCCTTCCCGTTCGTCACCCTGGTAATGACGCTGATTGCGGTGCCGTTCGCGGTGTCCACGGGCAAGCGCGGCGCGATGTACGGCATCGGCATCGGCATCGTGCTCGCGCTGGTGTACTGGGTGATGATCAGCGTGTTTGCCGCTTTCGGTGCCGGCGGCTTGCTCAATCCAATCCTGGCGGCGTGGGCGCCCAACCTGATCTTCGGCGCCGCGGCCGCGTTCCTGCTGTTGACCGTACGCACATGA
- a CDS encoding family 10 glycosylhydrolase, producing MFRPTPPVVARLVRRSALALAVAALVAVSVFATDGDPADLSTVAQGAKVETRALWVTRTTLSSPEAIREMVRAADAGGFNTLIVQVRGRGDAYYASTLEPRASELASKPGFDPLATVLADAHAAGLKVHAWVAVNLVSSSVSLPAAREHVIYREPEWLMVPRELAAEMKKVDSRSPAYLGRLARWTRAHATEVEGLYTSPVHPRAQAHAAAVIGELVQNYAVDGVHLDYVRFPNEDFDYSPSAIALFKATILPDMSEQERRQAAAREVLDPAAYPNLYPQRWNRFRRDGLTALVTQVRTAIKAARPGVLLSAAVVPDAQQAASSRQQDWRAWLDQSLLDVLCPMAYTTDTGVFAQQIEAARDYAGDLPVWAGIGAYHLAQAQTLQHIAAARRLGAAGMILFSYDALTAPPNSAGTLSELGRAAFGSGSH from the coding sequence ATGTTTCGCCCCACTCCCCCAGTAGTGGCGCGCCTGGTCCGGCGGTCTGCCCTGGCGTTGGCGGTCGCCGCACTCGTGGCCGTCTCGGTGTTCGCGACCGATGGCGATCCAGCCGACCTGTCCACCGTAGCCCAAGGGGCGAAGGTGGAGACGCGCGCGTTGTGGGTCACGCGCACCACGCTGTCGTCGCCCGAGGCCATTCGCGAGATGGTGCGGGCCGCCGATGCCGGCGGCTTCAACACGCTGATCGTCCAGGTGCGTGGACGCGGCGACGCGTATTACGCGAGCACACTGGAGCCGCGAGCCTCGGAACTGGCGTCGAAGCCGGGGTTTGATCCGCTCGCCACGGTCCTCGCCGACGCGCATGCCGCCGGTCTGAAGGTGCACGCGTGGGTGGCGGTGAACCTGGTCTCGAGTTCGGTCAGCCTGCCTGCGGCGCGGGAGCACGTGATTTACCGCGAGCCCGAGTGGCTGATGGTCCCGCGCGAGCTGGCCGCCGAGATGAAGAAGGTGGACTCGCGCAGCCCCGCCTACCTTGGCCGCCTGGCGCGCTGGACGCGGGCCCATGCCACCGAGGTTGAGGGGCTATACACCTCGCCCGTGCATCCACGGGCGCAGGCACACGCCGCGGCCGTGATTGGCGAGTTGGTCCAGAATTACGCAGTCGACGGCGTACACCTGGACTATGTCCGTTTCCCGAACGAAGACTTCGACTACAGCCCCTCGGCGATTGCGTTGTTCAAGGCCACGATTCTTCCCGACATGAGCGAGCAGGAGCGGCGCCAGGCCGCGGCCCGCGAAGTGCTCGACCCGGCCGCCTATCCGAACCTGTATCCCCAGCGATGGAATCGGTTCCGTCGCGACGGCCTGACCGCGCTCGTCACCCAGGTGCGCACGGCGATCAAGGCTGCCCGGCCGGGCGTGCTCTTGAGCGCGGCCGTCGTTCCTGACGCGCAGCAGGCCGCCTCGTCGCGCCAGCAGGACTGGCGCGCATGGCTCGACCAGTCGCTGCTCGACGTACTGTGCCCCATGGCCTACACCACCGACACCGGTGTGTTTGCGCAGCAGATCGAAGCGGCACGCGACTACGCCGGTGACCTGCCGGTGTGGGCGGGCATTGGCGCCTATCACCTGGCCCAGGCGCAAACGCTGCAGCACATTGCCGCGGCTCGCCGGCTGGGCGCCGCCGGCATGATCCTGTTTTCCTACGACGCCCTGACCGCGCCCCCGAACAGCGCCGGCACCCTCAGCGAACTGGGCCGGGCGGCCTTCGGGTCGGGATCGCACTGA
- a CDS encoding sodium:solute symporter, producing the protein MSLSAVDYAVIGVYLLAITAFGSWFARYQKTTRDYFLTDRSVPWWAICFTIVATETSTLTFIGIPAAAYGGNMTFLQLAVGYIIGRVLVSLLFIPAYFRGELFTSYELLQRRFGTRVKTLAAVIFLITRSLADGIRLFTTALVIAIVTGVPVTGVVVVLGAAMILYTMRGGVSAVIWTDVVQMFVYIAGAAAVAWALLGRIPGGWPEVVRAGQETGRFVFFDPAFDLTRPYTIWAGLLGGVALTLSTHGTDQFLVQRLLSARSAKEASRGLILSGFIVFAQFVLFLLIGVMLFAYYQHVPIPQTLTRADQILPIFVVSELSNGLAGFIVAAIVAAALSPSLNAMAATTISDFYLPYVNPSADQATQMRIAKLVTVGWGIVQLAVAIGAQWMERSVLDAGLAVLGFASGPVLGAFLLGTLAARVSERDTFFGMVAGLGLMTAVWWSTPIAFTWYVLIGAVTTCLVAGILATVLPRQTAPAS; encoded by the coding sequence ATGTCGCTGTCCGCGGTCGACTACGCCGTCATCGGCGTTTACCTGCTCGCGATCACCGCCTTCGGTTCGTGGTTCGCGCGATACCAGAAGACGACGCGCGACTACTTCCTGACCGACCGCAGCGTGCCCTGGTGGGCGATCTGCTTCACCATCGTCGCCACCGAAACCAGCACGCTGACCTTCATCGGCATTCCAGCGGCCGCCTACGGCGGCAACATGACGTTCCTGCAACTGGCCGTCGGCTACATCATCGGCCGGGTGCTGGTCAGCCTCCTCTTCATTCCGGCCTATTTTCGCGGCGAGCTGTTCACGTCGTACGAGCTGCTGCAGCGCCGCTTTGGCACGCGCGTCAAGACGCTCGCCGCCGTCATCTTCCTGATCACGCGATCGCTGGCTGACGGCATCCGGCTGTTCACGACCGCCCTCGTGATTGCGATCGTGACGGGCGTGCCGGTGACCGGTGTGGTCGTGGTGCTGGGCGCGGCGATGATCCTCTACACCATGCGCGGCGGCGTGTCGGCGGTGATCTGGACCGACGTGGTGCAGATGTTCGTCTACATCGCCGGCGCCGCGGCGGTGGCGTGGGCCCTGCTCGGCCGCATTCCCGGCGGCTGGCCGGAAGTCGTGCGCGCCGGGCAAGAGACCGGGCGGTTCGTGTTCTTCGACCCGGCGTTCGACCTGACCCGGCCGTACACGATCTGGGCCGGCCTGCTTGGCGGCGTGGCCTTGACGCTGTCAACCCACGGCACCGACCAGTTCCTGGTGCAGCGCTTGCTCTCGGCGCGGAGTGCGAAGGAGGCATCGCGCGGGCTGATCCTGAGCGGCTTCATCGTGTTCGCGCAGTTCGTGCTGTTCCTGCTGATCGGCGTCATGCTGTTTGCGTACTACCAGCACGTACCGATCCCACAAACCTTGACGCGCGCCGACCAGATCCTGCCGATCTTCGTCGTCAGCGAGCTGTCGAACGGACTCGCCGGCTTCATTGTCGCGGCGATTGTCGCCGCGGCGCTGTCGCCGTCGCTGAACGCGATGGCGGCGACCACCATCAGCGATTTCTACTTGCCGTACGTCAACCCATCGGCAGACCAGGCGACGCAGATGCGCATCGCGAAGCTCGTGACCGTGGGCTGGGGCATCGTGCAGCTGGCGGTGGCGATCGGCGCGCAGTGGATGGAGCGATCGGTACTCGATGCCGGTCTGGCGGTGTTGGGGTTCGCGTCGGGACCGGTGCTTGGCGCCTTCCTGCTGGGCACCCTGGCGGCGAGGGTGAGCGAACGCGACACGTTCTTCGGCATGGTGGCCGGCCTGGGCTTGATGACGG
- a CDS encoding PHP domain-containing protein, giving the protein MTQLLRHRGLRIIGLLVALVLVIGWMLLPPATRDTAPLAGGPPTARGAYHIHSDRSDGSGSVDDIAAAAARAGLQFIVITDHGDGTRQPDAPQYRHGVLVIDAVELNTASGHLVALGMPAAPYPFAGAAADVLEDVRRLGGVGIAAHPDSPRPALRWSAWEVEPDGLEWLNADSGWRDEPGLALARAVLSYGIRPAPAMAALLDRPADLLARWDSAGATRPMPALAAADAHARLGFRQESDPDVSTIHVRLPGYEATFRTFSNHAVLNQPLTGDAHADAVDVLRALKFGRTFTVIDALATPGALDFTATAAQRTTGVGDSIPIHGRVSLRARLSGPPGTTLQLLRNGVVVGSTTKDELVLETREPGVYRIEAYTAGAPGLPPIPWVLSNPIYVGLHDGLVSPAPGAATPSSRIPARTADASTEKGTNDVSELVDEPTTDSRDRRFAGEPPIGWRYALAPGVAAGQYAAVALPTIGGLADFGRVRFTVRASAPVRAWVQLRAGSATERWGRTFYADGESRLIDLPLTSFRPIGSTSTAAAPLPRIESLLFVIDTLNNRPGSSGSLTLSEIAFVR; this is encoded by the coding sequence ATGACCCAGCTGCTTCGCCATCGCGGACTACGAATCATTGGCCTGTTGGTCGCGTTGGTGCTGGTCATTGGCTGGATGCTCCTGCCGCCGGCGACGCGCGACACGGCGCCGCTGGCTGGCGGTCCGCCGACGGCTCGCGGGGCGTATCACATTCACTCGGATCGCTCCGACGGCAGTGGATCGGTGGACGACATTGCCGCCGCGGCCGCGCGTGCTGGACTCCAATTCATCGTCATCACCGACCACGGAGACGGCACGCGGCAACCCGATGCTCCGCAGTATCGCCACGGCGTGCTGGTGATCGATGCGGTCGAACTGAACACGGCCAGCGGCCACCTGGTGGCGCTGGGAATGCCGGCCGCGCCGTATCCATTCGCAGGGGCCGCGGCTGATGTGCTGGAAGACGTGCGGCGTCTGGGCGGTGTCGGGATTGCGGCGCATCCCGATTCGCCGCGGCCGGCGCTGCGATGGTCGGCTTGGGAGGTTGAGCCAGACGGCCTGGAGTGGCTCAACGCGGACAGCGGCTGGCGAGACGAGCCTGGGCTGGCGCTCGCGCGCGCCGTGTTGAGTTACGGCATCCGGCCGGCTCCCGCCATGGCCGCGCTCCTGGATCGGCCCGCTGATTTACTAGCGCGATGGGACTCCGCGGGTGCGACCCGTCCGATGCCCGCGCTGGCCGCCGCCGACGCGCACGCGCGCCTGGGGTTCCGGCAGGAGAGCGATCCTGATGTGTCCACGATCCATGTCCGACTTCCGGGTTACGAGGCGACCTTCCGGACTTTCTCTAACCATGCGGTCCTGAACCAACCGCTCACGGGCGACGCTCATGCAGACGCCGTTGACGTCCTCAGGGCGCTGAAATTTGGCCGGACCTTCACCGTCATCGACGCGCTGGCGACGCCCGGGGCGCTCGACTTCACGGCGACCGCGGCTCAGCGGACCACGGGGGTGGGTGACAGCATCCCAATCCATGGCCGCGTCTCGTTGCGGGCGCGTCTGAGCGGGCCGCCCGGCACCACACTTCAGTTGCTGCGCAATGGCGTCGTGGTCGGCAGCACGACCAAGGACGAGTTGGTCCTGGAGACCAGGGAGCCGGGTGTCTATCGGATCGAGGCGTACACCGCCGGCGCGCCGGGATTGCCGCCCATTCCGTGGGTGCTGTCCAACCCGATCTATGTCGGGTTGCATGATGGACTTGTCAGTCCCGCTCCAGGCGCGGCAACGCCGAGTTCCAGGATTCCCGCCCGGACCGCGGACGCCTCCACCGAGAAGGGAACCAACGACGTCAGCGAGTTGGTGGACGAGCCGACGACTGATTCGCGCGACCGGCGCTTCGCCGGCGAGCCGCCGATTGGGTGGCGCTACGCCCTCGCGCCAGGGGTAGCCGCCGGGCAGTACGCCGCCGTGGCGTTGCCCACCATTGGCGGACTTGCTGACTTCGGGCGAGTACGGTTCACGGTGAGGGCGTCCGCACCGGTGAGGGCGTGGGTGCAGTTACGCGCGGGCAGCGCGACGGAACGGTGGGGGAGAACCTTCTACGCCGATGGCGAGTCTCGTCTCATCGACCTGCCGCTCACGAGCTTCAGGCCGATCGGCTCAACCTCGACGGCGGCCGCACCGTTGCCGCGTATCGAGTCGTTGCTCTTCGTGATCGACACGCTGAACAATCGCCCCGGCTCCTCCGGTTCGCTGACGCTGTCGGAAATCGCCTTCGTTCGTTAG
- the nagB gene encoding glucosamine-6-phosphate deaminase, whose translation MNIERFDQEDVLASTLATRVIEALSLKPRLVLGLPTGRTPVALYREIRSRSHRGHVDWSQARTFNLDEFVGLGATDEGSYRSYMQAELFDHVRIETVNIGMLDGRAANLAAECARYERAIDEVGGIDLQILGIGANGHIGFNEPADALEAGTHVAELCRETREANAGLFSGDLGRVPTHALSMGMATILHAREIVLMATGTEKAAAVAGMIGGPITTRLPASFLQLHPRVTVMLDRAAGSRLA comes from the coding sequence GTGAACATTGAACGATTCGACCAAGAAGATGTCCTGGCCTCGACCCTCGCTACTCGCGTGATCGAAGCCCTGTCCCTCAAGCCGCGCCTCGTGCTCGGCCTGCCGACCGGCCGGACGCCGGTGGCGCTCTATCGCGAGATCCGGTCGCGCAGCCATCGCGGTCATGTCGATTGGTCGCAGGCGCGCACCTTCAACCTTGACGAGTTCGTCGGCCTCGGTGCCACCGACGAGGGCAGCTATCGTTCGTACATGCAGGCCGAGTTGTTCGACCACGTGCGCATCGAGACGGTGAACATCGGCATGCTCGACGGCCGCGCCGCCAACCTGGCCGCCGAGTGCGCTCGCTACGAACGCGCCATCGACGAGGTCGGCGGCATCGACCTCCAGATTCTCGGCATCGGCGCGAACGGACACATCGGGTTCAACGAGCCGGCCGACGCGCTGGAGGCCGGCACACACGTGGCGGAGCTCTGCCGCGAAACCCGCGAGGCCAATGCCGGCCTGTTCAGCGGCGACCTGGGCCGCGTGCCGACGCATGCCTTGTCGATGGGCATGGCGACGATCCTGCACGCGCGGGAAATTGTGCTGATGGCCACCGGCACAGAGAAAGCGGCCGCCGTCGCCGGCATGATCGGCGGCCCGATCACGACGCGGCTGCCCGCGTCATTCCTGCAGTTACATCCGCGCGTCACGGTCATGCTCGACCGCGCCGCGGGCTCAAGACTGGCTTAG
- the murQ gene encoding N-acetylmuramic acid 6-phosphate etherase, producing MAPTRSRWQSLPTEAINPSSLNIDKLDAGGIVDLMLTEDRRMLVAVQKERDRIALGADMCAKALRKGGRLVFVGAGTSGRLGVVESAEMPPTFGTNPLLVQGVMAGGKNAIIRAKEGSEDNYEEGARALTRLDPTKKDVVIGVSASGMTPFVRGALTSARKAGSRVVFVTCDPRNELQAFVDLTIAPAVGPEIIAGSTRLKAGTATKIVLNMLTTSAMILIGKTYGNLMVDVNALGSEKLRDRARRIVHIVTDLDYDEAEKLLKKAHWNVKVAIVMQKAGLTYAKAVTRLRKSDDLIRDAIGEDIEPRLKALIAGLP from the coding sequence GTGGCCCCCACCCGTTCTCGATGGCAGTCGCTCCCGACCGAAGCCATTAACCCCTCGTCGCTCAACATCGACAAGCTGGACGCGGGCGGCATTGTCGACCTCATGCTCACCGAAGATCGCCGCATGCTCGTGGCGGTCCAGAAGGAGCGCGACCGGATTGCCCTGGGCGCCGACATGTGTGCGAAGGCCCTCCGCAAGGGCGGCCGCCTGGTGTTCGTGGGCGCCGGCACGAGTGGCCGCCTGGGCGTGGTCGAATCGGCCGAGATGCCGCCGACCTTCGGCACCAACCCGCTGCTGGTGCAGGGTGTAATGGCCGGCGGCAAGAACGCGATCATCCGCGCCAAGGAAGGCTCGGAAGACAACTACGAAGAGGGCGCACGCGCCCTCACGCGGCTCGACCCGACCAAGAAGGATGTCGTGATCGGCGTCTCGGCCAGCGGCATGACGCCGTTCGTCCGCGGCGCGCTGACGAGCGCCCGCAAGGCCGGCTCGCGCGTGGTGTTTGTGACCTGCGATCCCCGCAACGAACTGCAGGCGTTCGTGGACCTGACCATCGCCCCCGCCGTCGGGCCCGAGATCATCGCCGGATCGACCCGCCTCAAGGCCGGCACCGCCACCAAGATCGTCCTCAACATGCTGACGACGTCGGCGATGATCCTGATTGGTAAGACCTACGGCAACCTGATGGTTGACGTGAACGCGCTCGGCTCCGAGAAACTGCGCGACCGCGCCCGCCGCATTGTCCACATCGTCACCGACCTCGACTACGACGAGGCCGAGAAGCTGCTCAAGAAGGCGCACTGGAACGTCAAGGTCGCCATCGTCATGCAGAAGGCCGGGCTGACCTACGCCAAGGCCGTCACGCGGCTGCGCAAGTCGGACGATTTGATCCGCGATGCGATTGGCGAAGACATCGAACCCCGTCTCAAGGCGCTGATCGCCGGCCTGCCCTGA